In the Candidatus Methylomirabilis sp. genome, one interval contains:
- a CDS encoding WYL domain-containing protein: MPRNDQVTRQWHLLRKLEGSRGATIQELAESLPDGLPKHLRTMRRDLAALEAAGFPLLTERIEGRVRWRLMDGFRRIPALAFSPTELMALTFSRDLLRPLEGTAIKGALDSALNKATAALPPQGQTYIRRMQDIFSVGLGPHKNYRQHQDTIDRVTQAIAHLRTLQIRYYSASRNATTRREVDPYRLWYVAGALYLIAYCHWRREVRLFAVDRIRSLTVTDHPHQMPLGFDLEAHMQDALVVMRGKPVTVEFLFSKAAAPWVKDRVWHRSQTLTPQRDGRLKMILRVADTPELVGWILSFGGEVQVRKPATLAEKVREQARRILQSAMIEGRTRSALRGSKRTEANDVSQKR, translated from the coding sequence GTGCCGCGAAACGATCAAGTCACTCGGCAGTGGCATCTTCTCCGAAAGTTAGAGGGCTCCAGAGGCGCAACGATCCAGGAGCTCGCCGAATCCCTGCCTGACGGTCTGCCCAAACATCTCCGCACGATGCGACGCGACCTTGCCGCCCTGGAGGCCGCCGGCTTTCCCCTCCTCACCGAACGAATAGAGGGGCGGGTTCGCTGGAGACTCATGGATGGCTTCCGGCGCATCCCCGCCCTGGCGTTTTCCCCAACCGAACTCATGGCGTTGACCTTCAGCCGCGACCTGCTCCGGCCCCTGGAAGGAACCGCGATCAAAGGCGCCCTCGACTCCGCCCTGAATAAGGCGACCGCCGCCCTGCCCCCTCAGGGGCAGACCTACATCAGGCGGATGCAGGACATCTTCTCAGTCGGGCTTGGCCCTCACAAGAACTATCGGCAACACCAGGACACGATCGATCGCGTCACGCAGGCGATCGCTCACCTGCGTACACTCCAGATTCGATACTACTCCGCGTCCCGCAACGCCACGACGCGCAGAGAGGTTGATCCCTATCGCCTCTGGTATGTGGCCGGCGCTCTCTACCTGATTGCCTACTGCCACTGGCGCCGCGAGGTGCGCCTGTTTGCCGTGGACCGCATCCGCTCCCTTACCGTCACCGATCATCCCCATCAAATGCCGCTCGGCTTCGATCTGGAGGCGCATATGCAGGATGCCCTCGTGGTCATGCGGGGAAAACCGGTCACGGTTGAGTTCCTGTTCAGCAAAGCCGCCGCCCCGTGGGTGAAGGATCGGGTGTGGCACCGAAGCCAGACTCTGACGCCGCAGAGGGACGGGCGCCTGAAGATGATCCTCAGGGTTGCAGACACGCCTGAACTGGTCGGATGGATTCTGAGCTTCGGCGGTGAGGTGCAGGTGCGTAAGCCCGCAACCCTTGCCGAGAAGGTCCGCGAGCAGGCCCGGCGGATTCTGCAATCCGCAATGATTGAGGGACGGACACGATCGGCGTTGCGTGGATCGAAGCGGACAGAGGCGAACGACGTATCGCAGAAACGCTGA
- a CDS encoding ORF6N domain-containing protein has translation MSSRGTLSPAASIEQSILFIRSQRVMLDADLAVLYGVSTRVLNQAVKRNRERFPEDFMFRLTVAEKAEVITNCDHLRSLRFSPALPHAFTEHGAIMLASVLNTPIAVQASVQVVRAFVRLREMLTTNKALADKFAELERKVASHDEHIQSLFEAIRHLMAPAQHKPRRTIGFRVEEARPGYRTRHLRRASLLF, from the coding sequence ATGAGTTCACGGGGCACTCTGAGTCCGGCAGCAAGCATCGAGCAATCTATTCTTTTCATCCGCAGTCAGCGCGTCATGCTGGATGCTGATCTGGCAGTCCTCTACGGCGTATCGACGCGGGTCCTCAACCAAGCGGTGAAACGGAACCGGGAACGATTCCCCGAAGATTTCATGTTCCGCCTGACCGTAGCGGAGAAAGCAGAGGTGATCACAAATTGTGATCACCTCCGATCACTCAGATTCTCTCCAGCACTCCCTCACGCGTTTACCGAGCATGGGGCAATCATGTTAGCGAGCGTCCTTAACACGCCAATCGCGGTTCAAGCCAGCGTACAAGTCGTCCGGGCCTTCGTTCGGCTTCGGGAAATGCTGACAACGAACAAGGCGCTGGCTGACAAGTTCGCAGAATTGGAGCGCAAGGTCGCCAGCCACGATGAACATATTCAATCGCTGTTTGAAGCGATTCGACACCTCATGGCACCAGCACAACACAAGCCACGGCGCACGATCGGTTTTCGGGTCGAGGAGGCAAGGCCGGGCTATCGTACGCGGCACTTACGCCGCGCATCGCTTTTATTCTAA
- the cas3 gene encoding CRISPR-associated helicase Cas3' gives MPTTSDHWQPLAHVAEDGGLHLLDDHLKETAQRAGEFAGEFGCSGWGYLAGLWHDLGKYSPDFQRKIHAAAGQDAHLETKARRVDHSTAGALHAVECFGRIGRILAYVAAGHHAGLPDWTADETGGAALESRLRLNRPLLDAAKAGAVPPAILNRVLPTEKPPLGADPALWIRMLFSCVVDADFLDTEVFFDPEKAAQRGRFRDLEELLSDFTAYMEAKIAGAEPTPVNRIRTVVLDQCIARATEDPGIFTLTVPTGGGKTLSSMAFALHHAVQHGKRRVLYVIPYTSIIEQTADQFRRIFGDAVVEHHSNLDVADEAKETPRSRLACENWDAPIVVTTSVQFFESLFASRTSRCRKLHSIVGSVVVLDEAQLLPPEFLEPILSVLKELVAHYGVTLLLSTATQPALREHRTPSFHLDGLSNTREIIEDPMRLHETLKRVDIMVPTSLTEPRSWEDIAGALQEHDSVLCIVNRRDDARTLWRLMPEGAFHLSALMCGAHRSAVIAKIKERLKERLPTRVVSTQLVEAGVDVDFPVVYRALAGLDSIAQAAGRCNREGLRDRGTVVVFVPQSRTPAGILRQAEGLGRQLLAERVSDPLSPIRFERFFREFYWIQGDRLDKHRILEDLRDSECRFAFRTVARKMRLIDESAYAPVVVLYGEGVKLVGVLESQGPGRWILRRLQRYTVNLPRRVHQKLVEMGAIREVHPGLFVQSHGALYDEHLGFCADRSIVYEPDELIF, from the coding sequence GTGCCAACAACTTCTGACCACTGGCAACCGCTGGCCCATGTCGCCGAGGATGGAGGTCTCCATCTTCTGGATGATCACCTGAAGGAAACGGCCCAGCGAGCTGGCGAATTTGCAGGGGAGTTTGGTTGCTCAGGTTGGGGCTACCTGGCAGGTCTCTGGCACGACCTCGGGAAGTACTCGCCCGACTTCCAGCGTAAGATCCACGCGGCTGCTGGGCAGGATGCGCACTTGGAAACGAAGGCCCGACGGGTTGATCACTCCACGGCGGGAGCGTTACACGCAGTGGAGTGCTTCGGCCGTATCGGAAGAATTCTCGCCTACGTAGCCGCAGGGCATCACGCGGGGCTACCGGACTGGACGGCCGACGAAACGGGTGGTGCAGCCCTCGAGAGTCGATTACGACTGAACCGGCCCCTGCTGGATGCCGCCAAGGCGGGAGCAGTTCCACCGGCGATCCTGAACCGCGTATTACCGACCGAGAAGCCGCCGCTTGGGGCCGATCCAGCCCTCTGGATTCGGATGCTATTTTCCTGCGTAGTGGACGCCGACTTTCTGGATACCGAGGTTTTCTTCGATCCCGAGAAGGCGGCTCAACGGGGCCGATTTCGGGACCTGGAGGAACTTCTCAGTGATTTCACGGCGTACATGGAGGCAAAGATCGCCGGAGCGGAGCCCACGCCGGTGAACCGCATCCGGACTGTAGTGCTTGACCAGTGCATCGCCCGAGCAACCGAAGATCCCGGCATCTTCACGCTGACGGTTCCGACCGGCGGCGGCAAGACTTTGTCGTCCATGGCCTTCGCCCTGCACCACGCAGTGCAGCACGGCAAGCGCCGGGTGCTCTATGTCATCCCTTACACGAGTATTATTGAGCAGACCGCGGATCAGTTCCGCCGCATCTTCGGGGACGCCGTGGTCGAGCACCACAGCAACCTCGACGTGGCGGACGAAGCCAAAGAAACGCCCCGGTCGAGACTCGCGTGCGAAAACTGGGACGCCCCCATTGTGGTCACAACCTCGGTTCAGTTCTTTGAGTCGCTGTTCGCGAGCCGAACCAGCCGATGCCGAAAGCTTCACAGCATCGTGGGAAGTGTGGTAGTGCTGGACGAGGCCCAACTCCTACCCCCGGAGTTCCTGGAACCCATCCTGTCCGTTCTGAAAGAACTCGTGGCCCACTATGGCGTCACCCTTCTGTTATCTACTGCCACTCAGCCAGCACTGCGCGAGCACCGGACGCCCAGCTTCCACCTCGACGGGTTGTCCAACACCCGCGAGATCATCGAAGATCCCATGCGATTGCACGAGACGCTCAAGCGCGTGGACATCATGGTACCGACGAGCCTAACGGAGCCTCGATCCTGGGAGGACATAGCTGGAGCGCTCCAGGAACACGATTCAGTCCTCTGCATCGTGAATCGCCGCGACGATGCTCGAACGCTTTGGAGGCTCATGCCAGAGGGGGCGTTCCATCTCTCTGCGCTGATGTGTGGGGCGCACCGCTCGGCAGTAATCGCCAAGATCAAAGAACGACTCAAGGAAAGGCTCCCGACTCGCGTCGTAAGCACCCAGCTTGTGGAGGCGGGGGTGGATGTGGACTTCCCCGTGGTCTATCGGGCGCTTGCGGGCCTCGATTCCATCGCTCAGGCTGCCGGACGCTGCAACCGGGAGGGATTACGGGATCGAGGGACCGTGGTCGTCTTTGTGCCGCAGAGCAGGACGCCAGCGGGCATACTCCGCCAAGCCGAAGGGCTCGGTCGGCAGCTTCTGGCTGAACGGGTATCAGACCCCTTGTCCCCAATACGGTTCGAGCGGTTCTTTCGGGAATTCTACTGGATACAGGGAGACCGTCTCGACAAACACAGGATTCTCGAAGACCTTCGCGATTCGGAGTGCCGCTTCGCATTTCGGACAGTAGCCAGAAAGATGCGACTTATCGACGAAAGTGCCTATGCTCCCGTTGTCGTTCTCTATGGCGAGGGGGTAAAGCTAGTGGGAGTCTTGGAATCTCAGGGGCCGGGGCGCTGGATTCTTCGCCGGCTCCAGCGCTATACGGTGAACCTGCCTCGCCGCGTTCACCAGAAGCTGGTGGAGATGGGGGCGATTCGCGAGGTCCACCCGGGTCTTTTTGTGCAGAGCCACGGCGCCCTCTACGACGAGCACTTGGGATTCTGCGCGGATCGATCCATCGTGTATGAACCCGACGAACTCATATTCTAA
- the cas5c gene encoding type I-C CRISPR-associated protein Cas5c, which translates to MSEQKAASRPFRLRVWGRNACFTRPEMKVERVSYDVMTPSAARGVLEAILWKPAIRWIVERIDILNPIRWESVRRNEVDIKMSPNTNGFWIDDIGNDGKPKHRQQRAGLFLRDVDYVIHARFEATDLAGPDDNPTKFQEMFLRRAEKGQCFHRPYLGCREFAADFAPITNGEPLPQPLEQTPDLGFAQPRDLGWMLYDVFHDRSADTSHVHTCTDECRPGFFTARLDMGQLRVPPPDSPEVRR; encoded by the coding sequence ATGAGCGAACAGAAGGCTGCAAGCCGCCCCTTCCGCCTGCGCGTGTGGGGGCGAAACGCCTGCTTCACCAGGCCCGAGATGAAGGTGGAGCGGGTGAGCTACGACGTGATGACACCTTCGGCGGCCCGTGGAGTTCTGGAGGCAATCCTTTGGAAACCCGCTATCCGCTGGATAGTGGAGCGTATCGACATTTTGAACCCGATCCGGTGGGAATCGGTGCGGCGCAACGAGGTTGACATCAAAATGTCACCTAACACGAACGGGTTCTGGATTGACGATATCGGGAACGACGGAAAACCCAAGCATCGCCAGCAACGGGCTGGGCTCTTTCTGCGGGACGTGGATTACGTCATCCACGCACGCTTTGAAGCAACCGATCTGGCCGGACCAGATGACAATCCGACGAAGTTTCAGGAGATGTTCTTGCGTCGCGCCGAGAAGGGCCAGTGCTTCCACCGCCCTTACCTAGGATGTCGAGAGTTCGCAGCCGACTTTGCGCCAATCACCAACGGCGAGCCGTTGCCGCAGCCCCTGGAACAGACTCCAGACCTGGGCTTTGCGCAGCCACGAGACCTAGGCTGGATGCTCTACGATGTTTTCCATGATCGCAGTGCAGACACAAGCCACGTCCATACCTGCACCGATGAATGTCGCCCCGGCTTCTTTACTGCTCGGCTGGACATGGGTCAACTGCGAGTACCGCCACCGGATAGCCCGGAGGTGCGACGATGA